In the Oncorhynchus nerka isolate Pitt River linkage group LG2, Oner_Uvic_2.0, whole genome shotgun sequence genome, one interval contains:
- the LOC115136059 gene encoding ras-related protein Rap-1A-like, which translates to MREYKLVVLGSGGVGKSALTVQFVQGIFVEKYDPTIEDSYRKQVEVDGQQCMLEILDTAGTEQFTAMRDLYMKNGQGFALVYSITAQSTFNDLQDLREQILRVKDTEDVPMILVGNKCDLEDERVVGKEQGQNLARQWNHCAFLESSAKSKINVLDIFYDLVRQINRKTPVEKKKAKKKSNCVLL; encoded by the exons ATGCGTGAATACAAGCTAGTGGTGCTAGGCTCGGGAGGCGTGGGCAAATCCGCTCTG ACAGTCCAGTTTGTACAGGGAATCTTTGTGGAAAAATATGACCCAACAATAGAAGACTCCTACAGAAAG CAAGTGGAGGTAGATGGACAACAATGCATGCTTGAAATCCTCGACACAGCCGGCACA GAGCAGTTCACTGCAATGAGAGATCTGTACATGAAGAACGGTCAGGGCTTTGCCCTGGTGTACTCCATCACAGCACAGTCCACGTTCAACGACCTGCAGGACCTGAGGGAACAGATCCTGAGAGTGAAGGACACCGAAGAT GTGCCGATGATCCTGGTGGGGAATAAGTGTGACCTGGAGGATGAGCGGGTGGTGGGCAAGGAGCAGGGTCAGAACCTGGCCAGACAGTGGAACCACTGTGCCTTTTTAGAGTCCTCCGCAAAGTCAAAGATCAACGTCCTCGAC ATCTTCTATGACTTGGTCAGACAGATAAATAGGAAAACGCCTGTGGAAAAGAAGAAAGCGAAAAAGAAATCAAACTGTGTCTTGCTCTAA